DNA from Onychomys torridus chromosome 1, mOncTor1.1, whole genome shotgun sequence:
aagaagaggaagaggaaatcacCACAGCACCTACTTCCAGTTCCAATcctttccccagcccttcccctacGCCAGAGGACACCATCACTTACATCTGTGAGTATCCAGAAGCCAGGATGGCCTTTCTGTCAATCACTGACCCACCTGGAGGGCAATCACATCAGGGGAGCCCCAGGTCCCCAGCCATGCCTGTCAAGAGCCCAAACCACTGAACCTCATCTACATAGTCCAGATTACCTCTTCCATCCCCTCTTTGGGAGTCTGAGGGCCATGCCCTCACTTTTCCTTAGGGCCCCTGATTGCGCCTCCAGTTGCATATTCTGTCCCTTTCACAGTGGGCCGCTTGGCTGGCCTGGATGCAGGCCTACACCAATTGCACATTCGTCTGCATGCTTTGGACACACGTGTGGTCCAGCTGACCCAGGGACTGCAGCAGCTGCGGGAAGTTACAAGTGAAACCCGCGACTCAGTGCAAGCCCTGAAGGAGGCACAGGTCCGTGCTGAGCAGGAGCACGGCCGCTTGGAGGGTGAGTTTCAGCAACACCAAGAGGGCTTAGGTGGGAGGAGGCGTCGCAGGGAAGTCTGAAGACCTGGGGACCAAGGGTGTCAGGTCCACATAGAACTGGGATACGTCGGCACATCTGTAGCTGGATTGTGAGGTGAGTAAAACAGTCCTCGCTTCAACCTGTGCCACACCCTGGAAGCCTCACCCACTGTCTGGTACCGCCCACACCCTGGCCACGCCCCTTGAAGGCCCTGGCTCCACCTCATTAGACACTGCTGCTCTAAGGCTTCCCTCTGGCCCCACCCTTTTTATACCCACAAATGTGTTGGCCCTGCCCCTGACAGCCTGGCTAGGCCTTATTGGTCACTGAAGCTCTAATCCCGCCCATTACCCCCGCCCTCCCTGTCCTCAATGCTCTGGCACCCCTAATAAGTTTCGACCACTGAAGGACTGTCTTCTTTTAGCCACGCCCCCAACAGCCCTGTCTTGGCCTCACTGGTCACAGCTGTTCTAATTCTGACTCCGCCCTCTTTCAGCCCCTAAAGCTCTGACCCCGCCCCCTGCAGCCCTGGCTCGGCTCCATGGTTTCGCCCGTCCCGAGCTCTGGCCACGCCCCCAGTAGGCAAGCCTCTGCCTCATTGGCCATCGCAAATTCTAATCCCCCCTTAATCTGGCTCCGCTCTCTACCCTCATGCGCCGCTCAACGGCTCTGGCTTCCCCTTTTACCTACAGACCCCGCCCTCTCCCGCCTCTTGAAACCTTGGTTCCGCCTCAGTGGTCACCCAAAGGCCTAGCTCTGGCCCCGCCCCCTCTTGCTCAATGTTCTGACTCCGCCTCACCACGCACACAGGCTGCCTGAAGGGCCTGCGCCTGGGCCACAAGTGCTTCCTACTATCGCGGGACTTCGAGACACAGGCGGCAGCGCAGGCGCGGTGCAAGGCGCGGGGCGGGAGTCTAGCGCAGCCGGCAGACCGCCAGCAGATGGATGCGGTAGGCCGCTACTTGCGCTCTGCCCTCGCCCCCTACAACTGGCCAGTGTGGCTGGGCGTGAACGACCGGCGCTCGGAAGGGCTCTACCTTTTCGAGAACGGCCAGCGTGTGTCCTTCTTCGCCTGGCACCGCGCACCCAGCCCGGAGCCCGGCGCCCAGCCTAGCGCGGCATCACATCCACTCAGCCCGAATCAGCCCAATGGCGGCGTCCTGGAGAACTGCGTGGCGCAGGCCTCGGACGACGGTTCCTGGTGGGACCATGACTGTGAGCGGCGCCTCTACTTCATCTGCGAGTTCCCCTTTTAGAGAGCCGGTCCTTGGCCCAGAGCTCCAGCACACGTTCTGCTCCGTGCACCCTACTGTCTGGGGTCGCTCGGAGGTTGACAGTAACCgtgaataaattttaataatcaGAGGCTTTTTATTTTAGATAGTGGCACCCAGACTGATCGGGGCCAGGTCTGCACCTGAGAGAACTTCAAAGCT
Protein-coding regions in this window:
- the Clec11a gene encoding C-type lectin domain family 11 member A codes for the protein MQAAWLLGALVVPQVLGWGHGARGPGREWEGGWGGALEEERKRESLMLKNLQEALGLPTGLGNEDSVAGNPEGKEVWGTKETQGEEEEEEITTAPTSSSNPFPSPSPTPEDTITYILGRLAGLDAGLHQLHIRLHALDTRVVQLTQGLQQLREVTSETRDSVQALKEAQVRAEQEHGRLEGCLKGLRLGHKCFLLSRDFETQAAAQARCKARGGSLAQPADRQQMDAVGRYLRSALAPYNWPVWLGVNDRRSEGLYLFENGQRVSFFAWHRAPSPEPGAQPSAASHPLSPNQPNGGVLENCVAQASDDGSWWDHDCERRLYFICEFPF